The DNA region GAGGCCACAACTCATGGCAGGTGCAAACGAAGGACACATAAAGTGGGACTCCTTTGGCCTACCATTCGACTTACTGGACCATCACATCGATGTGTAAGAACTAACACTCACATGCCATCCCTATCACCCATCAAAAAAATACTGGCATCCAACCCATACAAACCAGCGCAATTCGGGTCACCAGTCAAACTTGAGGAACCAAATCATCAATGTGGGCCAAGACAGCGTGCAAAGAAATAAACCACGAAGTAATAGTAACAGAACCTAACTTCACTGATCCACCAGGAAAAAGCCAAGTACTTGCAGAATCCAGCCACAGGATGTATGCCAACTGCCATGGGAGATATCATGTGCCCTCTTCACACGTGACAAATCTATGTCCCTATGGCAAACAGTTTCTACAACTTAGCCAAATTAGAAGGCAATATCAAAGACAGGTAACGAAAGCGCcctgagcatgctttgaatcaCAGCTCTGCTTTTGCAATATCATTAATGCTTAACTTCCCTAAGGACATGGATCAGGCACAATACACAAAATTTCATCAATATTCCTTTTACCCAGCtcttctcctcccctctgcACATTCTTCAGAAAACTCTCCAAATAGTACCCACATTGCCAATTTAGATGCCACAATGACGAGTTACCCAAATGGCAATCGCCATATGAAGGTAAGGTGAGGAACAGCTATGGCTATGACTCAACACCTAGGTTATGCTTAGGTGATAACTCGATAACCACGCGTATCACGCAACTCTTAGTGCACTGTAGTCACCTTCTCCTGTTTCAACCCACAGCATACAAATGTCCATCCTGTCAAGCGGATCAGATCTTACATAATATCAAACAGTACTACAAGGTGAGCGGAAAACCGTAGGAAAGAAAATCTGCACTGTAGTGATGCGTATAAATAATTTGGTCATTTCACATGTTCAAAGAGATTAAAAAAATGTAAGATCACTTGAGACACCTGAAACTTTCGGTTTTTTAACATTACCATTGGACCTTGATTGATTTTAATACAGAACCTGTGAGCATTTTTCTGACAATCACTAGCATTGCTTGAATGGATAAGCTACAAAACACAAACCTTGGTGCTACAAGAACACTATCTGCTTGCTTTTTTTTCTGTTTGACACAGTGGTATGGTGTAAACATATACCTTCAAAGAGTTTTTCGGTTCCAAAATCAACTACGATATTTCAACAAGCAAGTTTTTGAGTTATACTGATGATAAAAAAAAATTAGTATGTATTCAAGAGCAATTAGTAAAACTGAATATTCTTTTACGTTGCTAGCTCGAGGAGCCTAGAGGAGGTACTTGGACCGTAATACAGTAATGGGCTAACGGCAAATGTCTGAGCTCTCTATGATGGTGGTAAACTTTGTTCTAGCTATTGTTCGCTAAACATAGCAAAGCTCAAAAACCAATTTCTTATCCATATAATTTGCTCTGTCCTACCTAGCAAAACGTGTGATAGGCTAGCCCAAATTCAGAATTTGTTTTTCCAGCCAGGTTGACTGTCTAGACTCCAGCAGCGGAGCCCTTAATCCCCTGCAATGGATACAACTGTTTCTTCTAGCAACACGCCAATACAAACCTAAGTGCGCTTAACTGCCTACCCTTGAGTGAGGCTATCATCACAACAGATCTCTATGTCTCTTACTGCAGATTCTGCTACGGATGGTACTTTGATTTGCCTGAAGTCCACATATCCGCAAACGCAGCTAAAATTACATCACGCTCATAAcgtctattcaccccccccccccccacagaAAGCTCGTTCATCATCTGCGTACCCTAGAGAAATTCAAGCCGTTGCTACAAAGGGGAACCAAACCGAggcagaaaaggaaaaaaaaacatggGGACAGTGGGCCGCGCGGGACGGAGAGGTTTATGAGCGTTACCCCAGTCGTCGGCATCGTCGGCGTCGGATGCGGCGGGGCCGGTCAGGCGGTGCGGATCCATCGGGCGCGAACGGACATCGAACTCCGGGCGCGGATGGGCGCGAGAGCCCGAGGTCCGCAAATTCAagggattgcggcggcggcggcgggaaggaGGTGGAGGTGTGCGGTTAGGCGCCGCCGGCCACGGAATCCGGAGGAGGAGAGCGGCTGCGGCGATTTGTCGAGCGGCGAGGGAAGGAGAACAAAGAGATGATGCGGACTGAGAGGACTGGGAAGGAACTGGAATTTGGaatctgtgggtggtatgccaGTTTTACCCCTGTGTGTTTTTTCCCGTTGTTCTCCCGACTTAAAAAAAGAAATTTTTTAATGTCAGCAGATAATTAGGGCTGTTTGGATGCCTGCCTAacacgccacgccacgccacacATTTCGCGCCACAGGTGTGGCGGCCAATTTGGCCGCCGCACCTTAGGCGCGGTGTGGCGCATAAGGCAGGCATCCAAACAGCCCTAATATCTGCAACGTAGAAACCAATTGAAAGAAATGACTCACTCCACTTCATGCATCTAATTCCATAAGAAATATTCCTACCGCAATATCACCTTACATTTTATAATTTGAACATCGAGAAACCTGAATATAAACAAATACCCATTTCGGTCATCCGAATCCATATCACCTTATCTCAAATAATCAAATGCGGCTCCAACTCGAAATTTTTTTGCACGCTACACGCTGCCACAGCCACTCCTGCTGAATGAGTATGAGAACGGAGTGAAATAGGCTGAGTTCATTAGGGCACATGGCTAGTTGGCACAATTGCTAATTCTTCTTCTCCTTGCTATTCATAGGGTATCTACTCCTGTTCAGTCGACCAGGTGCGGGGATGTTGACGTTCTTATGGCAACTACCAAACTATAATGGACACATAAGACTTGATTTCggatggagagagagagagagacgccgGAATTCGAGTTGAAATGAAGAAGGTAAGGTCGTCATCGGATTTGATTCTGAAAAAAATGGAAAAAAATCAGGACTAACAAAATGATTTTGGAAATTTTGAGAAGTGATCGGATGACACATGAGACCATGGCCCATGGACGGGTCAACAGTCAAGGTGTACATGGGCTGAAATTTGTCACGTGGTTCATGGGCCACAGATACTGGACGAAAATGCCATCCGTGACCCATGCGGTGGGGAAAAAAAGATGAGATTGAGAGACAGAAGAGGAGGGTGCATAAAAAAAGTTTAAACCCACTATAAAATTGAAATGGGAGACAAAATTTTTTCTGGTTGCATTTGCGGACTTGCCTAACGCTACGTGTTGGGTCGTGCAAGTTTCGCTTTGACCCATTACAAGGCCCATCCTTGGATTTGCGAGATAATACGAGTATTGTGTTTATTTGTAGGATATATAGTAAGAGAACCAAGCgggctctttttttttttgttgttgGCAATGACCCGTCGGCATCGTCGACCCTCCAGGATCTAGCGTCGTTGATTGATCCACTGATCTGACAACAATACCGTAACCCGTAGCCATGTCGTTGTTAATTATGAATTTATATATGTCGTTGGATGGATCGTATGGATGTCCGGAAAACTAGAGGCGGATGCAGTTTGGGTGCTTGGGggctctctctcctcttccttttcttctgcaTTCATCTTTTTTcatctctttcttcttcttcctttcttctcctcctcctcctcctcctcctccaatgGAGTTTCCAGGCTGCAGGGGGAGGGGCTGGAGGCCCCCCTCCACCTGCGGAAAACTAAGTTGAAACGGTGGACACATAGTCTGTACTCATACATATTCCATCCGATTCAAAATATGCGTTGTTACATTTTTACAGGTCAACTTTTTTCACAGAAATACCTATTAGGTTAATGCTGCTAGATTCCAGCAGAAAACAAAAGTACTTCTACAAGATTTTTGTAGATTATTGGATGACGGGCTACCCTGTAGACCATATCAGTATCCTAAACGATATGTATTATGAAATGGGATGAACTGTACATGTGTTGAGCCGGCACGTTATTGTATTTGATATTCGGATATTGTACTACGTGGTTAGAATATAGTTCGTTTTCTGCGCTGGGTTATTGATACAAGAAGCTAGGAGCTGAGAAAGGGACGTGCATCCAAGCGAGAAAAGTGCGTGTGGCAAGAGAAGGCCGACTTGTCGCGCAGGCTCCTAGCTGCCATGCGTTCTCTACGCTACCAAGTACCAACCAAAACATTTCCTTTTCATTTGGAATGCGCAACGAGAGGTCCAAATCAAGTGTAGACTTTGCGTAAACGTCAGTTCGATATACCCATGCTATATTTCTTCCATTTTTCAGTTTCTTTTTCTCTTGATGAGATCCTCATACTTGTAGGGTTAACCAACTATGCCGATTAGTGTTAAGGTTGGATGTGCCCGGCCCTAGTCCCGGTGCTGCTCTGTGCTTCCATGTAGTAGCTGGCCACCATGCCATGCATGGGCATAGTAGCAGCAGGAAGGTGTCGTCGAACAGCGAAGGGAGGTCGAGTAGCATGCAGAAAGGGCCGGGCCAAGCGACGAAACCCGCGTGTGGTCTTCCAGCCCAGGGCAGCAAATTAGCCTGAGTAAGCTGGCCGTCCGGTATGGGCGTAGCAGGAGATCCGAAGGGCGTGCCAGTGCTAGCTATCATCGATCATTCATGGCTACGCTAGCTATCACAATTCACAAAACAGCTGGGAGGAAAAAAAAATGGCCCGgtaggcaggcaggcaggcagaggCAAGGCAAGTCGTCGCCGCGTCGTCGGGGCCGGGCCAGACGCGGCCGTAACGGACTTTCCAAACCCAAACCCACCCGTCCCTGTCTGTACTACGGCCGCGGCACGCCCTGCAGTTTTCTCACCTTCCCCCGGGGGTTGCTCTGCTCGTACGAGGACCCCATCCCCGCTGTCGTACAAACTACCGCGGCCCCACACGTCAGCCACTTCCAACTCCGAGCctccggcccgccgcctcgtaCCCTACCAATAAAtccgccccgcccccgcgccccctaCCATTTCCCGGTCCGGCCAAGACCCACCACAACCCCTTcccacgccacgccacgccatgGCCCGCGGCACCAACGCCCggcaccaccacctccacctccacctcctcctctgcctctcccTCGCCGCGACCACCGCGtgggcgcacggcggcggcgcggacgcggacgcggacgcggatggcgccggcgccggctccCCGGAGCCCGACCTGCGCGCGCGGGGGCTGGTGGCGGCCAAGCTGTGGTGCCTGGCGGTGGTGTTCGCGGGCACGCTGCTCGGCGGGGTGTCCCCCTACTTCATGCGCTGGAACGAGGCGTTCCTCGCGCTGGGCACGCAGTTCGCGGGCGGGGTCTTCCTCGGCACGGCGCTCATGCACTTCCTCAGCGACGCCGACGAGACGTTCGGGGACCTGCTCCCCGACAGCGGCTACCCCTGGGCGTTCATGCTCGCCTGCGCCGGGTACGTCGTCACCACGCTCGCCGACGTCGTCATCTCCCACGTCGTCTCGCGGGGCCGAACCGCCCCTGGctcccggggcggcggcggcggcggcgacggtgcAGGTCAGTAACTGCAGCGAGTCACGGGTCGGGTCCGTGGAAATGCTCTGCTTTTGACAGTGGCGGGGTGTGCTGTTCGCCTGCCATGAAGCTGGCGGCTGGGGTTGGGTTTTAATGCACTCTTCTTCACTTTTTGCTGCTGCCAGCTTGGTGGTAATTGTTAGTTTGGCACTAGTCCAGTACAGACTGCAAATTCAGATTAGTGGGGGCTAATCCAATTGCCAACGTCTAGTGAAAATGGTTGGCTTTTGCAGTGGTTTTCTGGGGCGGTTTGGCTGCTAATGATCACTCTGATTGCACCAACACATACAAGACGGGGTGCAAGTTCAGGTTTTCTGCAGTATGCAGCAATCCTGTTCTTGACATTCTATttgttcttctttttctttcaaATAATTGACATGTTCTGGGAATGATTAAGGGGagattcagttgggcttgacCGAAACGAACAAAATTGGGTGTCACGGGAGCTATCCGATTCAATTATGTGGGGGAATCAAAATGCGTACACGAAATGAGAACATCTATCTATATATATCGAGAATCTGAACAGTCAGCTATCATTCAGAGAAGATTGGCTGTGCATTGGCTGTCAGGTTTCCTCCATAAGGAAATTTTGTTTCTGCATGAACTGTATTCAGTCGATGCTTACTATTCTCAGATGTCTATGATTCACTTCTTCTTTTACTATTTTCTCGTTCAGGCCTTGAGGAGGGCAAGGTGAGCACCACAAATGGCACCAGCTCTGAGCCACAGCCAGCTGTAAGTTACTAGCACTACTAACTTCAGTTTCTAAATTCGATCTTTGACCAAGTCTGACCATGCCAATACCCGCTGCTCAATTTCCCCCAACAAAATAGAACTGAAAGCCAGTCAGTCTACACTCTATAGAGCCTTATGATCTCATCGCTTGATTTGCGGTGCCGTGCAGGTCGCACACGGATCTGACCACTCGGTTGCATCAATGCTGCGCAACGCGAGCACCCTCGGAGATAGCGTTCTGCTCATCGCCGCCCTATGCTTTCACTCCGTCTTCGAAGGCATCGCGATCGGAGTTGCTGGTAAGGCCAAGTTGGATGGAGATAGGGGTATATGGATGCTTCCCTGCTTTGTTCGCTGCTTCCAGCTTCAGATGACGCAGTCTTTGCTCGACTTATGAGTCATTGCTAGATGTTTCTATCATTTTGACGGGCAAAAGTTGTCGAGCTTAGTTTAGTCCGAGTAGAAGAATGGATTATCAACGACAGGTACAAATGCGAATGCGATGCATGGAAGGATGGCATACTGAATCTGAAGTCTTAGACTGAACATCTGTTAGTTCTTAGCTACCTGATGCCATAGTTGTGATAAAGAACAGGTAGAATTCTCCACTGATCTTTTGTCAAAGTTGGGTTAGTGTCTAGCTATTCGGTCCAAGCTAAAGGAGCCTACAAATTGAGTACAGCCGGAATAATAGGTTGATCGTTCGTCCAAAAATGTCGTTTTTGCATTTCTTTCCTGATATTTGTTCACGCGATGTTTCAGTTCAGTCATTGTCATGCATACTTTTACTTGTTCCGGTCTTGGTATTTAGATGCCCATCCAGATAGATGCTCTGAATCTCTCTTCCTAACCTGTCCTTCAGCAGTTCTCTCAAGATTTCGATTTCATCTGATTCTGAATGAATTTCAAGCGTTCTTTCTTAGCATTTCAGAACCCATCTAAATCCGTTTAAACAAAAATATCAATTCTATGAAAATCTGTAAACAATTCTGAGGTTTCATTAGCTTAACATCTCCAATTCTTGGATGCAACTTCGCGGTTATTACGGAGCATTGACCATTGACCATTGACTTGCCAAAACTGATCAACTGTGCAGAAACGAAGGCTGACGCGTGGAAGGCGCTGTGGACCATCAGCCTGCACAAGATCTTCGCGGCGATCGCCATGGGCATCGCGCTGCTCCGGATGCTCCCGAACCGCCCGCTCCTCTCCTGCTTCGCCTACGCCTTCGCGTTCGCCATCTCCAGCCCCATCGGCGTCGGCATCGGCATCGTCATCGACGCCACCACGCAGGGCCGGGTGGCCGACTGGATCTTCGCCG from Panicum hallii strain FIL2 chromosome 9, PHallii_v3.1, whole genome shotgun sequence includes:
- the LOC112876754 gene encoding zinc transporter 2-like; protein product: MARGTNARHHHLHLHLLLCLSLAATTAWAHGGGADADADADGAGAGSPEPDLRARGLVAAKLWCLAVVFAGTLLGGVSPYFMRWNEAFLALGTQFAGGVFLGTALMHFLSDADETFGDLLPDSGYPWAFMLACAGYVVTTLADVVISHVVSRGRTAPGSRGGGGGGDGAGLEEGKVSTTNGTSSEPQPAVAHGSDHSVASMLRNASTLGDSVLLIAALCFHSVFEGIAIGVAETKADAWKALWTISLHKIFAAIAMGIALLRMLPNRPLLSCFAYAFAFAISSPIGVGIGIVIDATTQGRVADWIFAVSMGLATGIFVYVSINHLLSKGYKPRRPVAVDTPVGRWLAVVLGVAVIAVVMIWDT